Proteins encoded together in one Macadamia integrifolia cultivar HAES 741 chromosome 8, SCU_Mint_v3, whole genome shotgun sequence window:
- the LOC122086772 gene encoding cell division cycle 20.3, cofactor of APC complex-like yields MRGEDDSVSEEEEQQEDTTTTEEEEEEEEEEDATTTEEEEEEEDATTTEEEEEEEEQTERDPPDEERSREEDLQRLLRQLEPSECQMYTKEYSGGDRFIPNRSLMDIPRAITLLTTKEVKSSGMQSAYRRRIEEEMNLDSEGKRKRILYFRGNTEKRIPIPSDGRRRQLDPCRPNRPFPDIPENVFEAPELEDSNMRNLLDWGRSGFVAYALGKKIFIFDPFTRVKRQLREQELQSEDEDDKLAKLKLEDDDDKLDELKPEDDDDKLDELSVPTCVSWSEGRQLAVGYEDCWIKIWDLQTCQVVTQLRRHEKEVNCLCWKNSNELTSGGFDNAIYHYDVRAPNHHWSNKKAEVKGRVLELKWSRARNQLAIGDDKGAINILDHDRWLGSSFVSTLNPEANKEAPIMKLAWSPHDSHVLASGSGLFASYIKFWDTDAGRCINSILTEAEVSGLVWNWRCREILSSLRMPTSIEKMNQPMLSRLHLYSFPTLSTVWKSPDGSAVITGESDGKLRLWPIFDILLRDEM; encoded by the exons ATGAGGGGAGAAGATGATAGTGTGAGTGAGGAAGAGGAGCAGCAAGAAGATACGACAACAaccgaggaagaagaagaggaggaggaggaggaagatgcgACAACAactgaggaggaggaggaggaggaagatgcgACAACAactgaggaggaggaggaggaggaggaacaGACTGAGCGAGATCCTCCAGATGAAGAGCGTTCGAGAGAGGAGGATCTGCAAAGGTTATTGAGGCAATTAGAACCATCTGAATGCCAAATGTATACCAAGGAATACTCTGGG GGTGATCGATTTATCCCCAATAGGAGTCTAATGGACATACCTCGAGCCATAACTTTGTTGACAACGAAGGAGGTTAAAAGCAGTGGCATGCAG AGTGCTTATAGAAGAAGAATAGAGGAAGAGATGAACTTAGATTCAGAAGGGAAACGGAAAAGGATTCTCTATTTCAGAGGCAACACTGAAAAACGTATACCTATCCCTTCAGATGGGAGGAGACGACAACTAGATCCATGTCGACCAAATAGGCCATTTCCGGAT ATTCCAGAAAACGTGTTCGAAGCACCAGAATTGGAAGATTCAAATATGAGGAATCTATTAGATTGGGGACGTTCTGGTTTTGTCGCATATGCATTGGGAAAAAAGATATTTATCTTTGATCCATTTACAAGAGTAAAACGGCAGCTACGGGAACAGGAGCTACAgtcagaagatgaggatgatAAGTTGGCTAAGTTGAAGttggaagatgatgatgataagtTGGATGAGTTGAAGccggaagatgatgatgataagtTGGATGAGTTGAGTGTCCCAACTTGTGTTTCGTGGTCCGAGGGGAGACAATTGGCTGTAGGATACGAGGACTGTTGGATCAAAATTTGGGATCTTCAAACTTGCCAAGtg GTTACTCAGCTAAGACGTCATGAAAAAGAAGTCAATTGTCTATGTTGGAAGAATTCAAATGAGCTTACTTCTGGGGGTTTTGACAATGCGATATACCACTATGATG TGAGAGCACCAAACCACCATTGGTCCAACAAGAAGGCTGAGGTAAAAGGTAGGGTCCTTGAGCTGAAATGGTCAAGGGCAAGAAATCAACTGGCTATTGGTGATGACAAAGGGGCTATCAATATATTAGATCATGACCGGTGGCTTGGATCATCATTCGTTTCAACTCTGAATCCTGAGGCAAACAAAGAGGCACCAATTATGAAACTTGCTTGGTCGCCCCATGACTCTCATGTATTGGCCTCAGGTTCTGGGCTGTTCGCGTCATATATTAAGTTTTGGGACACTGATGCTGGCAGATGCATTAATAGTATACTGACTGAGGCAGAG GTTTCTGGATTGGTTTGGAACTGGCGATGCAGAGAGATCTTGAGCAGCCTCAGGATGCCAACAAGTATAGAGAAAATGAATCAGCCAATGTTGAGTCGTCTCCACTTATATAGCTTTCCTACCCTGTCAACAGTTTGGAAG AGCCCAGATGGTTCGGCAGTGATCACAGGGGAGTCTGATGGGAAGCTTCGCCTATGGCCGATATTTGATATTCTTCTCAGAGATGAAATGTGA